A genomic stretch from Euwallacea fornicatus isolate EFF26 chromosome 10, ASM4011564v1, whole genome shotgun sequence includes:
- the strat gene encoding guanine nucleotide exchange factor MSS4 homolog — MPDCSPNYDLEIEEGQNKRSIKCKFCSSVILTPATASFTSVEYKLPLIKQTKDHGANPETESMSSFWAVKDIYTFYNVGFSNTVGNTKYLTCADCEAGPIGYHDIPSKISYVALCRVAHG; from the exons ATGCCCGATTGTAGTCCCAATTACGATTTAGAAATAGAGGAAGGACAAAACAAAAGGTCTATAAAGTGCAAATTTTGTTCGTCAGTAATACTAACTCCAGCAACGGCATCGTTTACAAGTGTTGAG TATAAACTACCTTTGATAAAGCAGACGAAAGACCACGGAGCAAACCCAGAAACGGAGAGCATGTCATCTTTTTGGGCTGTAAAAGATATTTACACGTTTTACAATGTAGGCTTTTCAAACACTGTTGGAAACACCAAATACTTAACTTGTGCAGATTGCGAAGCCGGTCCTATAGGATATCATGACATTCCAAGTAAAATTAGTTATGTGGCATTGTGCAGGGTGGCTCAtgggtaa
- the BORCS5 gene encoding BLOC-1-related complex subunit 5 has translation MGSEHSSHLSGQGSTNREQTKSGFRRQHTIANPGSSAAEQLLEGTENGRSTSPGPSVCSDTDLPYISYTVNRPIGDSPKLANKQLIKSKSTTRRPQSTKQFKTKNAHNIVVVRGMDSSTTDVNRDPDVVKLQTIPMFLPIMRATLSLPAARDPEVLERLDPAPLRNLCLKYQHHLTSAANLVATEQNMLTQRLREIDSDITKMVAVATDRQKKYAKCADKLSKVQELSHQLNRCHMILNQTLESMETLNNYLDIEDRLEPFVWTTG, from the exons atgggATCAGAACATTCAAGTCATTTATCAGGGCAAGGTTCCACAAATCGGGAGCAAACAAAATCTGGCTTCAGAAGGCAACATACTATTGCAAATCCAGGTTCCAGTGCTGCTGAGCAGCTACTGGAAGGAACCGAAAATGGTAGATCTACGTCCCCAGGGCCTAGTGTATGCAGTGACACTGATCTTCCTTACATCAGTTATACTGTAAATAGGCCCATTGGAG ATTCGCCAAAACTagcaaataaacaattaataaaaagcaaaTCAACAACTCGAAGGCCACAAtcaacaaaacaatttaaaactaaaaatgccCACAATATTGTGGTGGTTCGGGGAATGGACAGCAGCACCACAGATGTAAATAGAGACCCCGATGTTGTTAAACTGCAAACTATTCCCATGTTTTTACCTATAATGCGGGCAACATTAAg TCTACCAGCAGCAAGAGATCCTGAAGTTTTAGAAAGATTAGATCCAGCACCTTTGcgaaatttatgtttaaaatatcaGCATCACTTGACATCAGCCGCAAATTTGGTTGCCACAGAGCAGAATATGTTAACTCAAAGACTACGAGAGATTGATTCGGATATAACCAAAATGGTAGCAGTTGCAACAGATCGCCAGAAAAAGTATGCAAAATGTGCGGACAAGCTCTCTAAAGTGCAAGAATTATCACATCAGTTAAATCGCTGTCACATGATTTTAAATCAAACATTAGAAAGCATGGAAAcactaaataattatttagatATAGAAGATCGACTTGAGCCCTTTGTATGGACTACTGGATGA